One Ricinus communis isolate WT05 ecotype wild-type chromosome 1, ASM1957865v1, whole genome shotgun sequence DNA window includes the following coding sequences:
- the LOC8263530 gene encoding probable F-box protein At3g61730 isoform X1 — protein sequence MGKRLRKVRSICSCKSPRQSYRASPCSSLSCYDNDVWTEIAKFLDGKSLVKLAATSRWFHSVIMHDSVWKFACLRDLQIPDPGHAAFKWTKLYASVVDGSHSYTFRENEKHLDWMRIGAFYFDSDVALLTERLSLLVKNRQRDATEKLLESCGASVLSNIKKGIWISDLQLVRCPVCELEKCDGTMQTLDARHIELFQHEGFQNGSWEYELIGSHKIEKPMDAASGGIFDLKHLNDRATAGIFNLKLWTGEPDDFQPKAMITFHSVAINTNLQVNEVQYDEGFSNELMDDLQLTWYSPACEECEQEGGMCGFKTNNSEDVGCFYSSKTGQSTGALQILRVICLSVAVPSIILAGGIVAVALLIDRVPRRNRRTTNQNSATVAVSPLPNIAMVGLDESTIESYEKVVLGESMRLPAGRNDSTCAICLAEYRSKETLRCIPECKHCFHVECIDEWLKMNSSCPVCRNSPSPLHDRSQNV from the exons ATGGGGAAGCGATTAAGAAAAGTGAGGTCTATTTGCAGTTGCAAATCTCCTCGTCAAAGCTATCGTGCCTCTCCTTGCTCTTCTCTCAGCtg TTATGATAATGATGTATGGACGGAGATAGCGAAGTTTCTGGATGGGAAATCTCTGGTGAAGCTGGCAGCAACAAGCCGGTGGTTCCACAGCGTCATTATGCATGACAGCGTATGGAAGTTTGCTTGCTTGCGCGATCTTCAGATTCCGGATCCTGGCCACGCCGCATTCAAGTGGACCAAGCTATATGCTTCAGTAGTTG ATGGCAGTCACTCTTATACATTTCGTGAGAATGAGAAGCATCTTG ATTGGATGAGAATTGGTGCATTTTACTTCGACTCAGATGTAGCACTTCTCACTGAGAGACTCAGCTTGCTAGTAAAAAACAGACAACGAGATGCTACAGAGAAGCTGTTGGAATCCTGTGGGGCTTCCGTGCTAAGTAACATCAAAAAGGGAATTTGGATATCAG ATCTGCAGCTTGTTCGATGCCCTGTTTGTGAACTAGAAAAATGTGATG GCACAATGCAGACACTAGATGCAAGGCATATTGAGCTGTTCCAGCATGAGGGTTTTCAAAATGGGAGCTGGGAGTATGAGTTGATCGGATCCCATAAAATTGAAAAGCCTATGGATGCAGCATCTGGAGGCATTTTTGATCTAAAACACCTCAATGACCGTGCAACAGCTG GTATCTTCAATCTCAAGTTGTGGACGGGAGAACCCGATGATTTTCAGCCAAAGGCTATGATCACCTTCCATTCAGTAGCAATCAACACCAATTTACAAGTTAACGAAG TTCAATATGATGAAGGGTTCTCAAATGAACTTATGGATGATCTTCAGCTTACATGGTATTCTCCTGCTTGTGAAGAATGTGAACAAGAAGGTGGCATGTGTGGATTCAAGACAAACAATAGTGAAGATGTTGGTTGTTTCTACTCCTCCAAAACAG GCCAATCAACCGGTGCCCTCCAGATACTGAGAGTGATTTGTTTGTCCGTTGCAGTACCCTCCATCATACTTGCTGGCGGGATCGTTGCTGTAGCATTATTAATTGATAGGGTTCCTCGACGCAATAGGCGTACAACCAATCAAAACTCCGCCACAGTGGCTGTGTCACCACTGCCTAACATTGCAATGGTGGGTTTGGACGAGAGCACCATTGAATCCTATGAGAAGGTAGTGCTGGGGGAAAGCATGCGGTTACCAGCAGGGCGCAATGATAGCACCTGTGCCATATGCTTAGCAGAGTATCGTAGCAAGGAGACGCTTAGATGTATACCAGAATGCAAACATTGTTTCCATGTCGAGTGCATTGATGAGTGGCTAAAGATGAACAGTTCTTGCCCAGTTTGCCGAAACTCGCCATCCCCTCTTCATGACAGATCGCAGAACGTTTAA
- the LOC8263530 gene encoding probable F-box protein At3g61730 isoform X2 yields MGKRLRKVRSICSCKSPRQSYRASPCSSLSCYDNDVWTEIAKFLDGKSLVKLAATSRWFHSVIMHDSVWKFACLRDLQIPDPGHAAFKWTKLYASVVDGSHSYTFRENEKHLDWMRIGAFYFDSDVALLTERLSLLVKNRQRDATEKLLESCGASVLSNIKKGIWISDLQLVRCPVCELEKCDGTMQTLDARHIELFQHEGFQNGSWEYELIGSHKIEKPMDAASGGIFDLKHLNDRATAGIFNLKLWTGEPDDFQPKAMITFHSVAINTNLQVNEGQSTGALQILRVICLSVAVPSIILAGGIVAVALLIDRVPRRNRRTTNQNSATVAVSPLPNIAMVGLDESTIESYEKVVLGESMRLPAGRNDSTCAICLAEYRSKETLRCIPECKHCFHVECIDEWLKMNSSCPVCRNSPSPLHDRSQNV; encoded by the exons ATGGGGAAGCGATTAAGAAAAGTGAGGTCTATTTGCAGTTGCAAATCTCCTCGTCAAAGCTATCGTGCCTCTCCTTGCTCTTCTCTCAGCtg TTATGATAATGATGTATGGACGGAGATAGCGAAGTTTCTGGATGGGAAATCTCTGGTGAAGCTGGCAGCAACAAGCCGGTGGTTCCACAGCGTCATTATGCATGACAGCGTATGGAAGTTTGCTTGCTTGCGCGATCTTCAGATTCCGGATCCTGGCCACGCCGCATTCAAGTGGACCAAGCTATATGCTTCAGTAGTTG ATGGCAGTCACTCTTATACATTTCGTGAGAATGAGAAGCATCTTG ATTGGATGAGAATTGGTGCATTTTACTTCGACTCAGATGTAGCACTTCTCACTGAGAGACTCAGCTTGCTAGTAAAAAACAGACAACGAGATGCTACAGAGAAGCTGTTGGAATCCTGTGGGGCTTCCGTGCTAAGTAACATCAAAAAGGGAATTTGGATATCAG ATCTGCAGCTTGTTCGATGCCCTGTTTGTGAACTAGAAAAATGTGATG GCACAATGCAGACACTAGATGCAAGGCATATTGAGCTGTTCCAGCATGAGGGTTTTCAAAATGGGAGCTGGGAGTATGAGTTGATCGGATCCCATAAAATTGAAAAGCCTATGGATGCAGCATCTGGAGGCATTTTTGATCTAAAACACCTCAATGACCGTGCAACAGCTG GTATCTTCAATCTCAAGTTGTGGACGGGAGAACCCGATGATTTTCAGCCAAAGGCTATGATCACCTTCCATTCAGTAGCAATCAACACCAATTTACAAGTTAACGAAG GCCAATCAACCGGTGCCCTCCAGATACTGAGAGTGATTTGTTTGTCCGTTGCAGTACCCTCCATCATACTTGCTGGCGGGATCGTTGCTGTAGCATTATTAATTGATAGGGTTCCTCGACGCAATAGGCGTACAACCAATCAAAACTCCGCCACAGTGGCTGTGTCACCACTGCCTAACATTGCAATGGTGGGTTTGGACGAGAGCACCATTGAATCCTATGAGAAGGTAGTGCTGGGGGAAAGCATGCGGTTACCAGCAGGGCGCAATGATAGCACCTGTGCCATATGCTTAGCAGAGTATCGTAGCAAGGAGACGCTTAGATGTATACCAGAATGCAAACATTGTTTCCATGTCGAGTGCATTGATGAGTGGCTAAAGATGAACAGTTCTTGCCCAGTTTGCCGAAACTCGCCATCCCCTCTTCATGACAGATCGCAGAACGTTTAA
- the LOC8263532 gene encoding replication stress response regulator SDE2, protein MEDTNRLLQIFVKLLDGKTAILRFTGPQADAQLIKQRIFEITKIPTHTQRLICNGAQLRENSVISTPECTVHLLLRLIGGKGGFGSLLRGAATKAGQKKTNNFDACRDMSGRRLRHVNAEKRLEEWKAEEEERRMEKIAEEFIKKNVKKGKKGVGDGEADKYVAKYREDSAKCAKEVEEAVREACANGNGKRKGKVVKAVGLDAKRLKIWMGKRTLGDSDSEDNSDDEENEKSVVLNIGNNSDISKEADGSSDSVTGGKQEGDCSGGASCESGSEEEKDAATAEQTLQFSSNGETVPSEGDGGVELEVKEQQNAAITCSEAAVVTGIDVIKAEKNENDGLDSQSVQVSSPARVEVIETKPITADSETVVVNEKATDLEKPLNFDDYNSVDELEALGIERLKTELQARGLKCGGTLQERAARLFLLKTTPLDKLPKKLFAKK, encoded by the exons ATGGAAGACACGAACAGGCTCTTACAGATATTCGTGAAGCTTCTAGACGGTAAAACAGCAATCCTAAGATTCACAGGCCCACAAGCTGACGCTCAATTAATCAAGCAACGGATCTTCGAAATCACCAAAATCCCTACCCACACCCAACGCCTAATCTGTAACGGCGCACAACTCCGCGAGAACTCCGTCATCTCGACCCCAGAATGCACCGTTCACCTCTTACTTCGTTTAATTGGAGGGAAGGGAGGGTTTGGTTCTCTTCTAAGAGGAGCGGCGACAAAAGCAGGTCAAAAGAAGACGAATAACTTTGACGCGTGTCGAGACATGAGTGGACGGAGGCTAAGACACGTGAATGCGGAGAAGAGGCTGGAGGAGTGGAAGGCGGAGGAGGAGGAAAGAAGAATGGAGAAAATAGCGGAGGAGTTTATAAAGAAGAATGTtaaaaaagggaagaaaggGGTTGGTGATGGTGAAGCGGATAAGTATGTGGCCAAGTATAGGGAGGATTCGGCGAAATGTGCCAAGGAAGTTGAGGAAGCTGTCAGAGAAGCATGTGCAAATGGGAACGGGAAAAGGAAAGGGAAGGTCGTAAAAGCTGTAGGATTGGATGCtaaaagattgaagatttg GATGGGGAAGAGAACACTGGGTGATAGTGATAGTGAAGATAACAGTGATGATGAGGAAAATGAGAAGTCTGTAGTTCTAAATATTGGTAATAATTCTGATATTAGTAAAGAAGCCGATGGGAGTTCAGATTCTGTTACCGGTGGGAAACAAGAAGGAGACTGCTCTGGTGGTGCCTCATGTGAGAGTGGTTCTGAGGAAGAAAAAGATGCTGCTACTGCTGAGCAAACTTTGCAATTTAGTTCTAATGGGGAAACAGTTCCTAGTGAAGGTGATGGAGGAGTTGAATTGGAAGTAAAAGAGCAACAAAATGCTGCCATAACTTGCTCTGAGGCTGCTGTGGTTACTGGAATTGACGTCATTAAGGCTGAAAAAAACGAGAATGATGGACTGGATTCTCAATCCGTGCAAGTTTCAAGTCCAGCTAGGGTGGAAGTTATTGAAACCAAGCCAATTACTGCAGACTCTGAAACAGTTGTTGTAAATGAAAAAGCAACTGATTTGGAGAAACCATTAAATTTTGATGATTACAATTCAGTAGATGAGTTGGAG GCTCTTGGCATTGAAAGGTTGAAAACTGAACTACAAGCTCGTGGGCTCAAGTGTGGGGGTACTTTGCAAGAGCGAGCTGCCCGGCTTTTCCTGCTAAAAACTACTCCTTTGGATAAGCTGCCAAAAAAGCTATTTGCTAAGAAATGA
- the LOC8263534 gene encoding beclin-1-like protein — translation MNKEGTMTDKSRTFPVDPNLPRWVCQNCRHSLCIVGVDSYADKFLNESSSRSAMQGFSMHGANSVLGSTRMDNSFVVLPKQRPLQAQGVPPRPRGGPLQPPESGQSCGKAMDESFVVVYNSEPASDGGGTHLPLLEGGHNGLLQPNNNGFHSTITVLKRAFEIATTQTQVEQPLCLECMRVLSDKLDKEVEDVNRDIEAYVACLQRFEGEARDVLSEADFLKEKLKIEEEERKLEAAIEEIEKQNAEVNAELNELELKSFRFKELEERYWQEFNNFQFQLISHQEERDAILAKTEVSQAHLELLKRSNVLNDAFPIHHDGEFGTINTFRLGRLPKIPVEWDEINAAWGQACLLLHTMCQYYKPKFLYRIKMLPMGSYPRIMDANNSVYDLFGPVNLFWSTRYDKAMTLFLTCLKDFAEFAYLKDQENNIPPEKRFKLPYKIENDKVENHTITQSFNKPENWTKALKYTLCNLKWALYWFIGNTNFQPLNLVVPSRVEVPAVASLYAKRGVDSKSESRQHISRP, via the exons atgaacaAGGAAGGTACGATGACCGATAAGTCTCGGACCTTTCCGGTGGATCCGAATCTTCCTCGATGGGTATGCCAGAACTGCCGCCACTCCCTTTGTATCGTCGGCGTCGATTCCTACGCCGACAAGTTCTTGAACGAATCTTCTTCTCGCTCCG CTATGCAGGGCTTCTCAATGCATGGTGCCAACAGTGTTTTAGGTTCAACACGTATGGACAATTCTTTTGTTGTGTTGCCCAAACAAAGACCACTGCAGGCGCAGGGAGTCCCTCCTCGCCCTCGTGGTGGACCTCTTCAGCCTCCTGAGTCAGGCCAGTCTTGTGGAAAGGCAATGGATGAGTCTTTTGTGGTTGTATACAATTCTGAGCCTGCATCTGATGGAGGTGGGACACATTTACCATTGCTAGAAGGAGGACATAATGGTCTGTTGCAGCCCAACAACAATGGGTTCCACTCCACTATAACTGTCTTGAAACGTGCATTTGAGATTGCTACTACCCAGACACAG GTTGAACAACCTTTATGCCTCGAGTGCATGAGGGTATTATCTGATAAACTTGATAAGGAGGTTGAAGATGTAAACAGAGATATTGAAGCATATGTAGCCTGCCTTCAGCGTTTCGAGGGGGAAGCACGAGATGTTCTTAGTGAGGCTGATTTTCTTAAGGAGAAGCTCAAG attgaagaagaagaaagaaaacttgAAGCAGCAATCGAGGAAATAGAGAAACAAAATGCAGAAGTAAATGCTGAGCTGAACGAACTGGAGTTGAAGTCTTTTCGCTTCAAAGAATTAGAGGAGCG GTACTGGCAAGAGTTTAATAACTTTCAGTTTCAATTGATTTCCCATCAG GAAGAGAGGGATGCAATTCTAGCAAAGACTGAAGTTTCACAAGCACATTTGGAGTTGTTAAAGAGAAGTAATGTACTGAATGATGCCTTCCCTATCCATCATGATGGAGAATTTGGAACAATAAACACTTTCCGCCTTGGAAGACTTCCTAAAATTCCG GTTGAATGGGACGAGATAAATGCTGCTTGGGGCCAAGCTTGTCTTCTCCTCCACACTATGTGTCAATATTACAAGCCAAAATTCCT ATATCGAATAAAAATGCTTCCTATGGGGAGTTACCCGCGGATAATGGATGCCAACAACAGTGTTTATGACTT GTTTGGTCCTGTGAACTTGTTCTGGAGTACTCGATATGATAAAGCAATGACATTGTTCTTGACATGCCTCAAGGACTTTGCGGAGTTTGCATACTTGAAAgatcaagaaaataacattcCACCTGAGAAGCGATTTAAACTTCCATACAA GATTGAGAATGACAAAGTGGAAAACCACACTATCACACAAAGTTTCAATAAGCCGGAGAATTGGACCAAAGCTCTCAAGTATACTCTCTGCAATTTGAAATGGGCTCTCTATTGGTTTATTGGAAATACAAACTTCCAGCCTCTCAATTTAGTGGTTCCCTCGCGAGTTGAAGTTCCAGCTGTAGCTTCTTTGTACGCAAAGCGTGGTGTTGATTCCAAATCTGAATCTCGGCAGCACATATCAAGACCTTGA
- the LOC8263535 gene encoding probable non-specific lipid-transfer protein 2: MSGAAAATRLFAFLNLLLLLSKAALPYPVSAVPCSDVVTKVIPCLDYVAGKSNDPSKPCCGGVKQLWDLTKTKPDKQAVCECLKKQLSPIKYDPNRIAQLPKKCGLSFTLPPITPKYDCTTVV, from the exons ATGTCGGGGGCAGCGGCCGCAACTCGCCTGTTTGCATTTCTAAACCTACTCTTACTACTTTCAAAAGCAGCTCTCCCTTACCCTGTAAGTGCTGTTCCATGTTCCGACGTTGTGACTAAGGTAATTCCATGCCTGGATTACGTAGCTGGCAAATCAAACGATCCTTCCAAGCCTTGTTGTGGTGGAGTAAAGCAACTCTGGGACCTCACTAAAACCAAACCTGATAAGCAAGCTGTGTGCGAGTGCCTTAAGAAACAATTGTCGCCTATAAAATATGACCCGAATCGCATCGCTCAACTTCCCAAGAAATGTGGCTTGTCCTTTACTCTTCCCCCGATTACTCCTAAATACGACTGCACCAc GGTTGTTTAA